ctatagaaatgtataaattttgtaaatacagttatattattattttaaaattagtacttattattaggtaaatcatttatttatcatacaaaacaaataaacatatacattaacCATAAAAACTCTCTCATTTcagtaagagatgagagaatttttatggttcaagtatacatttatttgttttgttgataaataaatgatttaccaaataagtactgattttcaaataataagattaaataataataataataataatataacagtaattacaaaatttatacatttctgtgtaaattgtgatattttaaacaaacaaatatcatttcccaatcttttgtgaaatctttgaagagaggggcatgggcaaagctgtcaaatactGTATGTCAATTGTTGCCCTGGCGTgacaaaggatctctctctctctctctctctctctctctctctctctctctctctctctctctctctcgctctctctctctctctctctctcttctctctctttttctttttctttttctttttccttctaagtcataatttccatcttttgatatctagcAATaaattaacttctctctctctctttctctttcatgttattctctctgtctctgtaataattcataaataattttaatttatttcaagtaggataatgtcctctctctctctctctctctctctctctctctctctctctctctctctctctctctcacagttcctcattggatgggttggtagcattctcggctatcactctgctgggcccagcgttcaattctccgaccgaccaatgaaaaattagaaatttattttctggtgatagaaattcatttcgttataatgagttcggattccacaataagctgtagatcattgctaggtaaccaactggttcttagccatgtaaagtaaatctaatcccctttgggccagccctaggagagctgttaatcagctccagtggtctggattaaactaaggtatactctctctctctctctctctctctctctctctctctctgtaataattataatcatttcaCTCTCTTAGTAATGACAATAGCCacttatctctcactctctccgaGGATTTGCAAATGTCGCATGTCTGTTGAAAAAATCGCGATATGACAATTAGTTAAGTTCAATGAAGGGTTAAACTGTCTGTGATTCAACTTATTGTGTAAGATCAGTATTGctgtatacatatactgagataacacagcaaaatatctataacatgtTTATTTCTGTCAGAATCTATTATActgtattgatctaatcaccataaaaatatttaaaatcagaaTTTCATACATAGGCTCAGTAATTATTCTGTGAcagcgtgtctctctctctctctctctctctctctctctctgtaacattctctctctctctctctctctctctccaaacagtataatatcctttaataaaaaaacagcaaaatagcAATGAAAAAGTTGTTTCATTTACAGCTGTACTTAGATTTGTAAAATCCACAGTACTTAGACTTGatgccaaatctctctctctctctctctctctctctctctctctctcaaacagtatatGATGTCCTTTactaaaaaacttcaaaatatcaatgaaattctttcacttacagaatctatTTATACTGTACTTAGACTTGGATGTAAAtaccacagttctctctctctctctcagtatacatatattttaatgaaaaaatacagtaattaatgaatatacagtactgctctaaaacaaaaaaacaataagtgATAATTTCAGAGATATGGCCCAAAGGAAAATCCGCAAATTAGTGAAAATTCCCCGCGGACAAGTGAATGATGTTCCACAAACATCTGCGACAAAGTGAACCGCGGAAATGTAAAATGCGTGAAACCGGGGGTCGCTGTAGTCTTATGCAAGTCAATTCTTACATAAGACGACAAGGAGAAGCAAATCAAGAGATTTATTCAGACTAACAAAGAAAATACCTTATCCTTTGGACAGAGTCcagcaaaattatttcattaccttgTTTTGTCCTAGTAAAAAACTATTATTGCAGACCAACTCAGCAGAAAAGGGCAAGGTCTCCAGTCAGAtagtctcctcttcctcaggtttgccagaagttgtggGACCCAAACACCCATCTGTTTACGACTGCCCAAAACACTACACTTccagtttactgccctccatgccaggGTCCTCAGGCATGTGCAGTTGATGCCTTCCTTCAAGAGTGGTTGAATCTggacctttatgcttttcctaTGTTGgctgttttgaggaaatactcaacAAGTTGTGAACTTTGCAGAtcacaaggatgattttgatagtGCATTTGTTGCCCCAAAGGGGATGGTCCTCCATCTTTCATCAAACCTCCACGCACTTCATCTCACTGCGTGGAGATTGTCAGTTGTGTGTTATAAGCTAATGGCATTTCTAGAATGGTCAAGGAACCAATCCTTAAGTCTAGAAGGCCCTCCACTCATGTATCAATAACAGTGGTTAGATTTTTATCTTGGTGTTTGTCCTGAGTGATATCCAGCACCCGTTCCACTAGGTATCGTGGTTTAAGCTCTACCAGTATCTCAGGCaggcaaagcagttttctgtcacaggGATCAAGGATACCACTTTACTTTGCTTTCAGTTCTGCatcatgctgactggaatattGCTCATGATATAAAGTTTGAAGATGTTTTCAGTCTTTTGTACTGGTAATTTCATCTTCCAATCATGATTTACGATGAAATTTAGGTGTAATCCTTTAGATGTTAACGTAACCGCAGTTAAGCCCTCACTTAAGAGCTTTGAAGACACTTTTCTTTCAGCTCTTGTTGCGGCAAAgtgtattagtgagcttcaagccctctCTTGTATgggggctttgttctagtggTAACCTCTCTTTACtctcattgcttagagaaaagatatacCTAGAGGTGGAAGCCCTTTCCAGTTTTATTACATTGcataatttaactgctttggtaggcagtGAAGAAGTGCTGTCTTTATGTCCAGATTAGAACTAAGAGtttatattagtgagcttcaagccctttcttttctttggctTTGTAAGTGGCAatccctctcttttctttcattgcttagagaaaacaTTTAGAAttaagcccttcccagatttgtgacagtgcccTAATTTAACTTTAGTAGCAGTGGAATAATGAACaatcttatgtccagttagaactctaaagggtttacctggacagacataaCCTGTAAGAGGAGAAGTTAAATTTTATCTGTGGTGTTAGAAGGCCAAACTCTCCTATGTCCAAGATGGCTAAAGTCAATGCACACACAATTGATTCCaaagcttttaccatttttggaaataatcctcatggcttccaTACTGTAAAACTGTCTTTATTTCTTGAAAACCTTTTTCAAGAGAAGGTTGTCTTGCAGTTCAGGGGAGATATAACTGTTTTTGCCTCATTATTTGCAAATGTTAAATTTTAGCATGGGGTGTGCAGGCAGTCGCCGGTTTACGACgagggttccgttcttacgccacGTCATAATccgaaaaatctttgaaaatcgtcaaaaatcctaagaaaacctcgcttttaatgctctgggtgtattggaaATGATGTAAActccatttttattgagtttttcatcaaaaaacctctaaatttttattattctgccgtaaccttggaacatcgtaagccggacccgtcgtaaaccggggaccgcctgtaaaGCCCTTTGTCCTCTCGTTGCGGCATAGACACTTTCTCCTGAGCCAAATATGGTATTAACCTTGctttctgtcttattttattgtcAGATGTTAGGAATCCCGCtgttgaattttgggagcatgagaGTACAAACTGTTGTATAGGGGTataccttcatatatgaaggtggtagtttctttagttttggactgtcggTTATGGGCTTttgactcaggcacaggagtcaccaGTACTCTACGAGATAGAGTCCTTTTTTCcttgtaaggatcctctgacaagtctcgctATGAGGGCTTTACACCTTGTTGTGGTTCCAACGTCTGGTGACAGTACTTGCCAGTTAGGATCACACATCAGGCAGGAATGCTGAGAAGCTTTTTTTTCCTCCCCATTAAAAAAGCTTATAGTTCGTTTGGCTGAGCACTGTTTCTGTGGCTGCACTAACgcaccatcctcattcaatgtggtagtcagctagCTTTAACAGTATGTAAGATTCAttcagaataatgaaattttcatgataaaattaattatttggatacttacctactgttaaagtgaaacccacccagcctcccaaCATCTTaatgggtggtcatgaagaaatcTGACCTGAAttaaacattccagcaccatctgGTGGGAACAGGtaattacagagacagtcctagcaggttagccaataatattttttttaaaacgccGATTGCACCTAATGGTTAAACAGTAaaactaactttaacagtaggtaagtatccaaatactgtacagtaattaattttgtcacgaaaattatcattttttcacAGTAGATATGTTTCCTTAACTcttaatactgtacattaaacaAGCAGTTTTTATCTTCTAAGCTATTTATACAGGTCAGCTAGAGCTGTTTTGCTTCCTAAAGAATTGTAATACTGTATGTCCATTGGTTTGAGGTTACAGTAGCTCCTGAGTAAGGTTTTGTTAATCTGGTTTAGTGGCAAATCTGATTTGACTGCAAATTTCaggttaaattaatttttctttgaaagcaGAAGTCAGGGTGCAGTTGCATGTTTCAGTATCTTGTTACCCTCATACGTCATTATTAGAATGGTATGCATTACCGTGGGCCATCTAGTAAGTATTAAAGTCATTATTGTATGCTTCACTATTATTGTATTGAATAACTCAGCAGCACCTGCATTTATAATTGCTATTACCTTTGATAGGAGTTGTAAGTTTTTTGAGCATCATGGATGAATATTatagttatcattttttttatctgatttttattattgcagaGACAAAACATGAGTGAAAGTTCTGCCACTCCAGCAGCAACAGTTCCCGAACAACCACAACCACAAGCACAGCCAATGAAGACAGAACCTCCAGATGACAGGAAGAAGTATGAGTGCATATTATGCCACAAACGTTATCCATTCAAAGCTAGTCTCAAGATGCACATGGATATACACAAAGGGATCAAGAGATATGAGTGCATTGTATGTAACAAGAAGTTTATGCAAAAGGGCCATCTTAAGAGACACATGCAGACCCATGGGGAAATTGTATATGAATGCATTGTTTGTAATGAGAACTTTTCAAGTTTAATTGCACTTGAAAATCACATGGATGATCACACTGGAGAAAAAAGGCACAAATGTAACGTTTGCCATAAAAGTTTCAGTAGTGAGCGTTTTCTCCAGAGTCATTCAGACCTGCATcgtgtaaggaaaaagtttcatTATGAATGTATGGTGTGCAACAGAAGGTTTGTAAGTGAGGGCCGTCTCAAAACACATTTAGAGTCACATGATCAAGAGGAAAGTCTGAAATGTTCAGTATGCCATAAGACTTTTTCAAGTGCAGAGGGCCTCAAATTGCATAGAGAATctcacaaagaaacaaaatatgagtGCAGTAAATGTAACaggatatttttaaagaaaatccatCTTCGAAAACATATGGAAAGCCATGTTGAAAAgaatgtgtatgaatgtgttgTTTGTAGTGTGAAATGTTCAGGGAAAGATGAGCTTGAAACCCACATGGACGAGCACAGAGAAGCAAATAAATATGAGTGTAACCTATGTGGGAAGTGCTTTTCACAGAAGGGAAATCTTAGAATGCATGTGGAGCTGCACACCGGACTAAAACCATTCGAGTGTGTTGTCTGCAACAAAAAATTTGCTCGGAAGGGAGCCCTTAAGAACCACATGGATATTCACAgtgttgaaaagaaatataaatgcccTGTGTGCAGTAAGAGGTTTGCTCAGAAGGGTGTTCGTTATCATCATTTAATGAAACACAAATTGGGAAAGACTTGAGTTATTTGTGTGGCTTTCCTGAGGAGTTCAAAAGAAATTGCATGATGCAgtagttttattgtaaatttggtaCCTGGTTTTTGCATATTACACTAAGTTGTTGGAATGCCTGTTAACTAGCATGTCAAGACTTTTGTCATGTAACTTCCAGTTACCTTTAAAATTTAATGATGAGAAGTCTTTATTGAAGGTTGTTAAGATACCTTTTACAGTATTCTGTACTGCAGTACTTAATTTGCTTTCCTGTATTTCATGTTTGTTCTGACAAAGTTTACAGACCTTTGTCTTGTATAGGAGTATTCTTCAAGGGAAAGACCGTTCAGTCATTGAAACCACAGAACTACAGTTAGACAATTAGCATCATCAGCATATGCAGTCAGTTTGATCTTCAGACCTTGCCACAagagcaaaggtccaagaacacttcCTTTAGAAAAACCTGAAATGGCATTACTGAAGTTACTATACTGACTATAATGGCCGTCAACACACACTctttgggttctgcctattaaaaattcatgtgAAATATTTGCAAAAGATCCACCAATTCCTAATGATCTTAGCTTGTAAGTAAGTGCTTCATGATTTACATTGCCAGTGGCTGCACTAAAATCCAAACTAACCATGTGTGCCTCAGCACATTCATTAGGAGCACTCCAATACAgtagatattgacaagagtgcatcacTAAGCACCAAGGCCTTTATGAAacaaactgtaatgctggtagcaTGTTATTATCCTCAACAAGCCTATAGAGATGCTtagagagcagcttctcaaaaaccttagatAATCAGAGATAATTGAAATTGGCCTATATTCTTAGGGGCGTGAGGGTGGACTTACCCCTTAGGTAATGCAGCAGTGTTTCTTATCTTCCAAATAtagaaggaaaacttgcaagtccaaGTAGCTTCCTAAAAATGTAGCTACCAAGCTACATAAGCATATCCTCCAAGGTGTAATGGTGGGTGTTGCCTGCAAAGCGGGAAAGTGTGTGCTTGGTGGTCTTCCCCTTCTCATCCAGATCCCAGGCAGCCCAAGGCTGGAGTTGTGTTGGTCTAGTCTGATGTAAAGAAGGCTGCAGCAAGATGATGTGACTCCCTCTGCCTTCCCACCAAAGGGGTTGGCAG
This genomic interval from Macrobrachium rosenbergii isolate ZJJX-2024 chromosome 56, ASM4041242v1, whole genome shotgun sequence contains the following:
- the LOC136836750 gene encoding gastrula zinc finger protein XlCGF57.1-like isoform X1, whose product is MVCITVGHLRQNMSESSATPAATVPEQPQPQAQPMKTEPPDDRKKYECILCHKRYPFKASLKMHMDIHKGIKRYECIVCNKKFMQKGHLKRHMQTHGEIVYECIVCNENFSSLIALENHMDDHTGEKRHKCNVCHKSFSSERFLQSHSDLHRVRKKFHYECMVCNRRFVSEGRLKTHLESHDQEESLKCSVCHKTFSSAEGLKLHRESHKETKYECSKCNRIFLKKIHLRKHMESHVEKNVYECVVCSVKCSGKDELETHMDEHREANKYECNLCGKCFSQKGNLRMHVELHTGLKPFECVVCNKKFARKGALKNHMDIHSVEKKYKCPVCSKRFAQKGVRYHHLMKHKLGKT
- the LOC136836750 gene encoding zinc finger protein 658B-like isoform X2; translated protein: MSESSATPAATVPEQPQPQAQPMKTEPPDDRKKYECILCHKRYPFKASLKMHMDIHKGIKRYECIVCNKKFMQKGHLKRHMQTHGEIVYECIVCNENFSSLIALENHMDDHTGEKRHKCNVCHKSFSSERFLQSHSDLHRVRKKFHYECMVCNRRFVSEGRLKTHLESHDQEESLKCSVCHKTFSSAEGLKLHRESHKETKYECSKCNRIFLKKIHLRKHMESHVEKNVYECVVCSVKCSGKDELETHMDEHREANKYECNLCGKCFSQKGNLRMHVELHTGLKPFECVVCNKKFARKGALKNHMDIHSVEKKYKCPVCSKRFAQKGVRYHHLMKHKLGKT